One Triticum dicoccoides isolate Atlit2015 ecotype Zavitan chromosome 5B, WEW_v2.0, whole genome shotgun sequence genomic window carries:
- the LOC119308010 gene encoding calcium-dependent protein kinase 29-like — MGNCCVARPSFKRRGGGSPRQRGGRLGGANLRCLSTVSSVTDTPRATAQPPVTVLGKGLAAADNTEELLQRYQLGEELGRGEFGVTRRCMDAATGDKLACKSISKRKLRSSVDIEDVRREVAIMRSLPSHVNVVRLREAFEDGDSVHLVMEVCEGGELFDRIVVRGHYTERAAAAVMRTIMEVVQHCHQNGVMHRDLKPENFLYANASESSPLKVIDFGLSVCFKPGERFSEIVGSPYYMAPEVLKRNYGQEIDIWSAGVILYILLCGVPPFWAETDEGIAQAIIRSRIDFEREPWPKVSDNAKDLVSRMLENNPHARLTAQQVLEHPWIQNSTAAPNIPLGEAVRSRLKQFTVMNKFKKKALLVVAEYLPAEELEAITELFHMLDTNKDGHLTIEELRKGLQMIGNNVHDTDVDMLMEAADLDGNGTLDCKEFVTVSIHLKKIRSEEHLPKVFNYFDKNMSGFIEMEELKEALSPRGDQKAIEDIIFDVDIDKDGKISYEEFELMMKAGVDWRNASRQYSRAVFNTLSRKMFKDVSLKLDPSGPLGGAGKEQQDII; from the exons ATGGGCAACTGCTGTGTTGCCCGGCCATCTTTCAAGCGGCGTGGCGGTGGCTCTCCCAGGCAACGCGGCGGACGCCTAGGAGGCGCCAACCTCCGGTGCCTCTCCACGGTGTCCTCAGTCACTGACACCCCGCGTGCCACGGCCCAGCCGCCTGTAACCGTGCTTGGCAAGGGCCTGGCCGCGGCCGACAACACCGAGGAGCTCCTCCAGCGGTACCAGCTTGGCGAGGAGCTGGGGCGCGGCGAGTTTGGGGTGACGCGACGCTGCATGGACGCGGCAACGGGAGACAAGCTCGCATGCAAGTCGATCAGCAAGCGGAAGCTCCGGAGCAGCGTCGACATCGAGGACGTGCGGCGCGAGGTAGCCATCATGCGGTCGCTGCCCTCGCATGTAAACGTCGTGCGGCTCCGTGAGGCGTTCGAGGACGGCGACTCCGTGCACCTGGTCATGGAGGTGTGCGAGGGGGGCGAGCTCTTCGACCGCATCGTCGTGCGCGGTCACTACACCGAGCGTGCTGCCGCCGCTGTCATGCGCACTATCATGGAGGTCGTGCAG CATTGCCACCAGAACGGTGTTATGCACCGGGACCTTAAGCCTGAGAATTTCTTGTACGCCAATGCATCTGAGAGCTCCCCTCTCAAGGTTATCGACTTCGGACTCTCCGTGTGCTTCAAGCCAG GTGAAAGATTCAGTGAGATCGTCGGATCTCCCTATTACATGGCGCCTGAAGTCCTGAAGAGAAACTATGGACAGGAAATCGACATTTGGAGTGCAGGCGTCATATTGTATATCTTGCTATGTGGTGTCCCTCCATTCTGGGCCG AAACGGACGAAGGGATTGCGCAGGCCATCATCCGATCACGCATCGACTTCGAGCGCGAGCCTTGGCCGAAGGTGTCAGACAACGCCAAGGATCTTGTTAGCAGGATGCTTGAAAACAACCCTCATGCCAGATTGACGGCTCAACAAGTTTTAG agcatccatggatacaaaattccaCCGCTGCTCCAAACATTCCTCTTGGCGAAGCAGTAAGGTCAAGGCTAAAGCAATTCACTGTCATGAACAAGTTCAAGAAGAAGGCCTTGCTT GTGGTGGCGGAATACTTGCCTGCTGAAGAGCTGGAGGCAATCACGGAACTGTTCCACATGCTGGACACTAACAAGGATGGGCACCTGACAATTGAGGAGCTCAGGAAAGGTCTACAAATGATAGGGAACAATGTCCATGATACAGATGTGGATATGCTCATGGAAGCC GCGGACTTAGATGGAAATGGCACCTTGGACTGCAAGGAGTTTGTCACGGTCTCCATTCACCTGAAGAAAATCCGCAGCGAGGAACACCTCCCCAAGGTGTTCAATTACTTCGACAAGAACATGAGCGGGTTCATCGAGATGGAAGAGCTCAAGGAAGCGCTATCCCCAAGAGGCGACCAGAAGGCCATCGAGGACATCATCTTCGACGTTGACATTGACAAG GATGGCAAGATAAGCTATGAGGAGTTCGAGTTGATGATGAAAGCTGGAGTGGACTGGAGGAACGCATCACGACAGTACTCAAGAGCAGTTTTCAATACCCTCAGCCGCAAGATGTTCAAGGACGTGTCCCTAAAGCTTGATCCTAGCGGCCCGCTAGGTGGTGCTGGGAAAGAACAACAGGACATTATCTAA